CCGCGATCTGGGGTGCGAACTGACTCGGAGGAGCAGGAGCCGGGCGGAAGGGCTCCAGGCGGCGAGGGGAAGGGGCGGGGAGGGGGCCGGGCCGGGGCTCCTCGTCCGCTCCGCCCCCAGGTCCCTCGGACCCTGGACTCGGCCCCGGGGAGGCCTCGAGAATCGGCCGGAGGTGGCCCAAAGTTGGGGGGAGGGACTGGGCGCTTCCTGGGCTCCCCTTTAGGGAGGGGCCCTGCGGGGGTGGGGCTGCGCTCTGTCTCCCCCCACCCTGTGGCTCTGATGTCCTGACCCGGGTCCGAGGCCTCGGATCACCCTTGGCGCACCCAGGTGTGACCTCCGCGCTGGCCCGAGCCCAGCTGGGCGGCTGGAGGACGCGCCCCCGCGCTTTAGACTGTCCGCTCCTCAGCAGCCCGAGGAGGCTTCCCGGAGGTCCGGCCCCTCCCGGTGTGGCGCTGCTCTTCTCCCCATCCGACTTGACCTTGTCTCTGCCGGCCCCCTCTTCCGGGCTCCCGGGACCTCGGGGTCCCCTCAAGCCAGGAGCCCTCTCCAGGCCCCTCCTCTCGCCCTTTCAGCCTCCCCCTTCGCCTTAGAGTCAGCCCTGTGTTCAGGAGGGGCtcagcaatgggggtgaagtgacttgtccagggtcgcctGGCTGGGCTGTGTCGGAGGCTGGACTCGAACCCAGGACTctcaggcctggttctccattcGCTGAGCCCCTTTttaccaggaaaggcttcctctagtcctggttctctgtGACCCACTGAAGAGGTCCTGGAGTGCCTTTGGTCAGGTGGTCAGCCAGACCTGGAGCCTGGAGGGAGCTCAGAAGCCCTCTTGTCTGATCTGGAGAggggcctgggttcagatcttgcttCAGCTCccactctctgggcctcagtttttgtCCCTGTAAAATGGGCCTGTGTAAAGGACTTCAGCCCGTGTCTCCCTCGGACCTGGGAGGCTGGAGGCCAGCCAGGAGATTGTTACTGGGATTGCCCAGATCTGGCCTTGCtgggagaccctggacaagtcacctgccCCTGCCATGGGGAGCCCAGAAGGGGGCCGAGCCATCCAGATGCCCGCTGGGTGTCCAGGAGACACATTGGGGTGAAGGGACGCCGGCTTGGACGGAGGGAGGGCCAGGGGGTGTCCGCGGGGCACCAGGCCTCGTTAGGGCTGCCCAGTGAAGGGCCTCCTGGCCCAGGTCAGGGCTGGCTGAGGCCGGAGGGGGTGCTGCCCCCACATGCCCAGCGGCTGTCCTGGAGGCTGTCCCGGGCTGGTGGTCAGAAACATGGGACGCTTCAGGCCTGGGAGGAATCCGTCCGGCCTCCTGTGGCCTCCCTGGCCAGGAAGGGTCCACCAGACTCTCCTGGGATACTCGCAGGCCGGGAAGCTCCCCAGATTGGGCTcggccccctcccccccttctcaGAGGGACCCCCAGGGGGAGCTTCCTCCACAGGCACCGGTTCAGAGCCGGCTCTTGGCCAGCCGCTGTGGGGCGTCGGGCGGGTGTCTTGGCCTCTCTGGCCCACCACCTCTGGGGAGCCCTCCCTGATGCTGCCCCGTGTCCTTCCTTTTGGGTTGGGGTGCTGGGTGAGCCGCGGGGCCCCTCCTCTGCATGCAGTgagaccctgggccagtcaccaCCTTGcccctgcctctgtttccccatctgtaaggaGCTGTCGGGGGAGCGATGCAGCAGTTCTGGCCAGGCTCCTCTCGGGCTCACTGGGTCAGGGGGGCACCTGGGCCGCCAGCCTCTCTGGCCACTGTCCAGCGGGATGTCTGGTGGAGCCAGACCAGGCCAGCTCTGGCCAGGCCGCCCCCCACAGCCCCCCCAAGTCACTTTAATGTCCCTCTCCTCGTGGCCTGCGGCTCGGAGCGTCCTCATAGCTGTGCCTGGCAGGGGGCACAGCGGGCACATGCAGGGCATCCCCGGGGTGATGAGGCCTCTCAGGGGGAGGGACGCGTGCCGGGACAACTGGGGAGGCCAGTGGGGCTTCCAGAGGCCTCGTCCCCCTCCTCGGCCCTCCGTCTGCCCGTTTCCCTGTCTGTGGGGGCGTTCGGGCGGCCGTGACTCGGTTTCTCTCTTCGTGCCCAGCTGCCCCGCAGGACCTCTGCATCGACCAGGCCGTGGTGCTCATCGAGGATGCCATCCAGGTGGGGCTGGGCATGCGGGGTGCCTCCTTCCTCCGGGGGGTGCGTGTCTGGGGGGGGTGTCTGTGGGGGGGTCTCCGTCTCCCCGGCGCCCCTCACCCGCTCTGCTCGCCCCCAGTACCGCTCCATCAATCACCGCATGGATGCCACGTCGCTGGCGCTGTACCGCTGGTACTACTCCCGGCTGTGCCAGGGGTGAGTGTGCCCGCCCTGCCCCTGACAGTGCCCGCGGAGGGGAGGGGGAGCCCATG
Above is a window of Gracilinanus agilis isolate LMUSP501 unplaced genomic scaffold, AgileGrace unplaced_scaffold39339, whole genome shotgun sequence DNA encoding:
- the LOC123255106 gene encoding two pore calcium channel protein 2-like encodes the protein GGTRAGTTGEASGASRGLVPLLGPPSARFPVCGGVRAAVTRFLSSCPAAPQDLCIDQAVVLIEDAIQYRSINHRMDATSLALYRWYYSRLCQGVLSFTIFLILTLAFVEIPSSLTVTSDVRYRRAAWQPPCGLTESVELLCLLVFLADVSVK